The following nucleotide sequence is from Paenibacillus andongensis.
GATTGACCGGCGTTACCGCCTACTTGGAAAATGGATTGAGCCAGACCTTTGCGACCTCCCGCAGCCATGTGAGAGACACGAGATCCCTCCGGGTGGAAGGCGGCTGAGCCAAGACCTACAAAGCAAACTGACAATAAAACGACCCAATACGAATGTGCGAATGCGAGCAGGAGCATACCTGTAAGGGTGGAGGCCATGCCAATTGGCAGCATATAGGGTGAAGGCTTGCGATCTGTATATAAGCCAACAACCGGCTGCATAATGGATGCCGTGAAGTTAATGGCGAACTGCACCCAACCAATCTGTGTATAGCTTAGTCCCATCTCGCTTTTTAGAATGGGAAAGATAGCAGGAATGACAGATTGAATCGAATCGTTGAGTAAATGGACAAGACCAATTGCGAATAAAATACGATATACGGTAGGTTTGACGTCTCCGGTACCATGTAAGCTCTTGGAGCTTTGTTCGGGAGATGATGCTGTAATGGACGCCATGGTTCTCTCCTCTCCAGTGACAGATCCCTTTTATTTTTCTAGGAAACGGCCGAGGTCTTCTCCCATTTTCACTTTAGAACCAAGCTGCAGATCTGGGCGAGGCTCAAACATATCGTCTTCAAAAAGGAGAACGACTGTTGAACCAAACTCGAAATAAGCTAGTTCTTGACCTCGCTCAAGCGTTTTGGGAAGAGGCTTCACATATTGAATAGAACTAACGTTAAGTGCCCCAACCTTCACCACAGCAACTTCGCCGGCATTGTGCTGGATAAAGGTGATTAACCGTTCGTTACGACTTAGTACTCTCTTCATATGACGAAGGCCAAACTCATTCACAGGATATACTTTCCCAAGCACATGCTCGCTCTCAAGCACATCACCTGAAATCGGCGAATGAATCCGGTGGTAGTCCGTAGGGCTGAGGTACAGCACAAAATAAAAGCCATTTTTATAATTGACCGTACGAGGGGAACGATTAAGGAGCTCTTCGATTGTGTAGTCTTGACCTTTGACATTCACAATCAGGCCTTCCTTAATATCGCCGATACCTGTAATCATGGCATCAACAGGACTTACAACACGAGTTAGGTCTTCGTGAATAGGGCGTAACCCTGGCTTTAATCTGCGTGTGAAGAAATCATTCAAAGATTTATAATCCTGTAATTGCTTCTCAGCATCTTCAATGCGTATTCCGTAGGTTTGGGCGAAGCGAGGAATGAAGATCCGGCTTGCTTTGGATCTGGCAAAAGCGCCTGTCACTTGGGACACCCATTTGCGTGAAG
It contains:
- the asd gene encoding archaetidylserine decarboxylase (Phosphatidylserine decarboxylase is synthesized as a single chain precursor. Generation of the pyruvoyl active site from a Ser is coupled to cleavage of a Gly-Ser bond between the larger (beta) and smaller (alpha chains). It is an integral membrane protein.); amino-acid sequence: MSKPFFRLLTELSSRKWVSQVTGAFARSKASRIFIPRFAQTYGIRIEDAEKQLQDYKSLNDFFTRRLKPGLRPIHEDLTRVVSPVDAMITGIGDIKEGLIVNVKGQDYTIEELLNRSPRTVNYKNGFYFVLYLSPTDYHRIHSPISGDVLESEHVLGKVYPVNEFGLRHMKRVLSRNERLITFIQHNAGEVAVVKVGALNVSSIQYVKPLPKTLERGQELAYFEFGSTVVLLFEDDMFEPRPDLQLGSKVKMGEDLGRFLEK